A genomic stretch from Leptospira andrefontaineae includes:
- a CDS encoding acyltransferase family protein: MKHNELVKYRPDIDGLRAVAVLSVVIFHAFPSLITGGFVGVDVFFVISGYLISSILFKNLEKGTFSFFDFYSRRIRRIFPALIVVLFFCLTTGYFILLGEEYKQLGRHAVAGSLFFSNIALLKEFADYFDAAAELKPLLHLWSLGIEEQFYIFWPLTLYLAWRFGLNLFLVTLLTAIVSFVWNIAEFRANPVYSFYLPNTRVWELLLGAVLAWLQIFKVETIGDLLPEYFRKFEFSNYKISASVLKEKKAQDLLSLVGFALILVAVLFYNKETSFPRFAALLPVVGAILIIVSGPHAIVNKKILSLKPVVFIGLISFPLYLWHWPLLSFATIVESGTPAQEWRIIAVFLAFLLSVSTWHFLEKNLRFKEGKPILGLLIGLVIIIVLLGQDIYKRNGWEWRIKEYKQNAQIFEGWQIDDPACVQKFKSKFGDNIRYCLIGSVDRDPDAILMGDSHANSLAYGLIRKFSEQGSNLLHMGTGGCPPFFGMIGNEKWPCEKENKALEILEKDPRIKTVLMNSSGPRYVNLTNYEDKTPLRGIKYQYRPDILDPKKAFQQAFYDSVRRFTKAGKDVVYIADFPELDFDPKKCVPLRPFSLESVDAEYVCRVSRKDFDDRNKEYHEIIKSIQRDFPKMKVWNAWENFCDQIYCYAVRDNKLLYRDSHHISLEGSYWLGEKYDPK, translated from the coding sequence TTGAAACATAATGAATTAGTAAAATATCGCCCCGATATAGACGGTCTTCGCGCAGTAGCTGTTCTGTCCGTGGTAATCTTTCATGCGTTTCCTTCTCTAATAACTGGCGGCTTTGTTGGGGTTGATGTTTTTTTCGTTATTTCCGGTTACCTTATCTCAAGCATACTTTTCAAAAATTTAGAAAAAGGGACATTTAGCTTTTTTGATTTTTATTCGCGAAGGATACGTCGCATTTTTCCTGCATTAATCGTTGTTCTCTTCTTCTGCTTGACCACCGGCTATTTTATTCTTCTAGGTGAAGAATACAAACAATTGGGCCGACATGCGGTTGCTGGTAGTTTATTTTTCTCTAATATTGCTCTTTTGAAAGAATTTGCAGATTATTTCGATGCAGCTGCTGAGCTGAAGCCATTACTGCATCTTTGGTCTTTGGGAATAGAGGAGCAGTTTTATATTTTTTGGCCTCTAACTCTATATTTAGCCTGGAGATTTGGTCTTAACCTATTTCTTGTTACACTTCTTACCGCCATTGTTTCTTTTGTTTGGAATATTGCTGAATTCCGGGCAAATCCAGTTTATAGTTTTTATCTACCAAATACTCGGGTTTGGGAATTATTATTAGGGGCGGTCTTAGCCTGGTTGCAAATCTTTAAGGTCGAAACTATCGGGGATTTGTTGCCAGAGTATTTTAGGAAATTTGAATTTTCAAATTATAAGATTTCTGCTTCCGTTCTGAAAGAAAAAAAGGCGCAGGATTTGCTTTCTCTTGTCGGATTCGCTTTGATTCTTGTTGCTGTTCTTTTTTATAATAAGGAAACGTCCTTTCCGCGATTTGCAGCATTGCTACCTGTTGTTGGAGCTATACTTATCATAGTTTCGGGTCCGCATGCAATCGTTAATAAAAAGATTCTTAGCCTTAAGCCAGTGGTTTTCATTGGGTTAATTAGTTTTCCTTTATATTTATGGCATTGGCCTTTATTGTCTTTTGCTACGATTGTAGAATCTGGAACCCCTGCTCAAGAGTGGAGAATTATTGCGGTATTCTTGGCTTTTTTGTTGTCTGTTTCGACATGGCATTTTTTAGAAAAGAATCTTCGATTTAAAGAAGGAAAACCCATATTAGGATTATTGATTGGTCTCGTAATTATAATCGTATTACTCGGACAAGATATTTATAAGAGAAATGGTTGGGAATGGAGAATAAAAGAATATAAGCAGAACGCTCAAATTTTTGAAGGTTGGCAGATTGATGACCCGGCTTGTGTTCAAAAGTTTAAATCTAAATTCGGAGACAATATTAGATATTGTTTAATCGGTTCAGTGGATCGTGATCCTGATGCAATTTTAATGGGAGATAGCCATGCAAATTCGTTAGCTTACGGTTTAATCCGAAAGTTTTCCGAACAAGGATCCAACTTGTTGCATATGGGAACAGGAGGATGCCCTCCGTTTTTCGGGATGATTGGAAATGAAAAATGGCCTTGCGAGAAAGAAAACAAAGCTCTGGAGATTTTGGAAAAAGACCCGAGGATTAAGACTGTTCTTATGAATAGCTCGGGGCCAAGATATGTAAACCTAACAAATTATGAGGATAAGACTCCGCTTAGAGGAATTAAATATCAATATAGGCCTGATATTTTGGATCCGAAGAAAGCATTCCAACAAGCATTTTATGATTCAGTAAGAAGATTTACCAAGGCAGGCAAGGATGTCGTTTACATAGCGGATTTTCCCGAGCTAGATTTCGATCCGAAAAAATGCGTTCCATTAAGGCCGTTTAGCTTGGAATCGGTTGACGCGGAATATGTTTGCAGAGTATCTCGAAAAGATTTCGACGATAGAAATAAAGAATATCATGAAATTATAAAATCTATCCAGAGGGATTTTCCTAAAATGAAAGTATGGAATGCCTGGGAGAATTTTTGCGATCAAATTTATTGTTATGCAGTGAGAGATAATAAGTTATTATATCGCGACAGCCATCATATCTCCTTGGAAGGTTCTTACTGGTTAGGAGAAAAATACGATCCGAAATAA
- a CDS encoding lipoprotein signal peptidase: MKYFEKKFLEVYPPIFIISVIVGTVIDLVTKYIAILYLRPHNPIELMGDFFRLTLTFNTGFVMGLFQGFPRTSLSLTAVAILVLIAYRWKNSDLGHPAGWALVMSGAFGNFIDKFFVKIIGIGAEFGFVENRYEGRFIGVVDFLDFDWPNWLLIDRWPAFNFADSCVSVGLVILILTMKIEEDKK; this comes from the coding sequence GTGAAATATTTTGAAAAGAAGTTCTTAGAGGTATATCCCCCTATCTTCATTATCAGTGTGATTGTTGGAACAGTTATAGATCTGGTTACCAAATACATCGCAATACTATACCTAAGACCTCATAACCCTATCGAATTGATGGGAGATTTTTTCCGTTTAACCCTGACTTTCAATACCGGTTTTGTGATGGGTCTATTTCAAGGATTTCCAAGAACCTCTTTGTCTCTGACCGCAGTAGCGATCTTAGTGTTAATCGCATATCGTTGGAAAAATTCTGACCTGGGTCATCCCGCAGGTTGGGCACTTGTAATGTCAGGTGCATTCGGAAATTTTATAGATAAGTTCTTTGTGAAAATTATCGGGATCGGAGCCGAGTTTGGATTCGTAGAAAATCGTTACGAAGGAAGATTTATCGGAGTGGTGGACTTCCTGGATTTCGATTGGCCGAACTGGCTATTGATCGATAGATGGCCAGCATTCAATTTCGCTGACTCCTGCGTGAGTGTAGGATTGGTAATCCTGATCCTTACTATGAAAATCGAAGAGGATAAGAAGTAG
- a CDS encoding UDP-N-acetylmuramoyl-tripeptide--D-alanyl-D-alanine ligase has protein sequence MKAPFQYDPETVRRVLQSPSDFSFQKESEITNISTASGMAEPGTLFVPLRGNRDGHEFILDALEKGASYFLCEKDHPILVTLSSEQRSKAIQVKDTLLALGKLATFHRSRFNPILIAVTGSSGKTTTKEILSSCLSPLEEGLLVTEKNYNNEIGVPFTLFKINSKTRYVVCEMGMNHAGEISRLTKMAKPDYSLITTIGTAHIELLGSRKGIAKAKAEVLEGMSKGGVLFYPETGEYKNFLKRRCLRYAIKFKSVPLKRRLEILETNREGFKISFLNYSLDWSLPGIKLLENLALCVSVLEELGTPTDWIQNGIQNFRSGDKRLDFQIGNYKILNDTYNANRESMLSSLEACSQIAGDEGFYAVLGDMKEVGNYSRKFHTEIGSFAASLKNCKGIFLFGTESSHALKSFRKKADQGLLSFSFPGDEEGLKNLVNTIRKEVPSGSYLLAKASRGMRLERAVEELNSRTNSS, from the coding sequence ATGAAAGCCCCATTCCAATACGATCCGGAAACCGTAAGAAGGGTACTACAAAGTCCATCCGACTTCTCGTTTCAAAAAGAATCGGAGATCACAAACATCAGCACAGCGTCCGGAATGGCGGAACCTGGGACCTTATTCGTACCATTAAGAGGAAATAGAGACGGGCATGAATTTATCTTGGACGCCTTGGAAAAAGGAGCCTCTTATTTTTTATGCGAGAAGGATCATCCTATCTTAGTAACTCTTTCCTCGGAACAAAGATCAAAAGCGATCCAGGTCAAAGACACATTACTTGCGCTCGGCAAGCTTGCCACATTCCATAGATCCAGATTCAATCCTATCTTAATTGCAGTCACAGGTTCCAGCGGAAAGACAACTACAAAGGAGATCCTATCCTCTTGTCTTTCTCCATTGGAAGAAGGTTTGTTAGTCACTGAAAAAAACTATAATAATGAGATCGGGGTTCCATTCACATTATTTAAAATTAATTCCAAGACTAGATATGTTGTATGCGAGATGGGAATGAACCATGCAGGAGAAATTTCCAGGCTCACCAAAATGGCAAAACCGGATTATTCTCTCATCACTACAATTGGAACAGCACATATAGAATTATTAGGTTCCAGAAAAGGGATCGCAAAAGCAAAAGCGGAAGTCTTGGAAGGAATGAGTAAAGGTGGGGTATTATTCTACCCTGAAACCGGAGAATATAAGAATTTTCTAAAACGAAGATGTTTACGTTATGCGATCAAATTTAAATCGGTCCCTCTAAAAAGAAGATTAGAGATCTTGGAGACCAATCGAGAAGGATTTAAGATCTCCTTCTTAAATTATTCTTTGGACTGGAGCCTTCCCGGGATCAAACTTCTAGAAAATTTAGCATTATGTGTTTCGGTTTTGGAAGAATTAGGAACTCCTACAGATTGGATCCAGAATGGGATCCAAAACTTCAGATCCGGCGATAAACGCTTAGATTTCCAAATAGGAAATTATAAAATTCTAAACGATACCTATAACGCAAACAGAGAATCGATGTTGTCTTCATTAGAAGCATGTTCTCAAATAGCAGGAGACGAAGGATTTTACGCAGTATTAGGAGACATGAAAGAAGTCGGAAATTATTCCCGCAAATTCCATACTGAGATCGGAAGTTTTGCAGCTAGTCTAAAGAATTGCAAAGGGATCTTTCTATTCGGAACAGAATCTTCTCATGCACTGAAAAGTTTCCGGAAAAAAGCGGATCAGGGACTTCTATCCTTTTCCTTTCCAGGCGATGAAGAAGGACTCAAAAACTTAGTCAATACAATCCGCAAAGAAGTGCCTTCCGGCTCTTACCTATTAGCAAAGGCTTCCAGAGGGATGAGATTAGAAAGAGCAGTAGAGGAATTAAATTCTAGGACCAATAGCTCTTAA
- a CDS encoding 5-(carboxyamino)imidazole ribonucleotide synthase, protein MTKILVPPAKLGVMGSGQLGRMFAQEAIRMGYQVSVYSPERNSPASLVGAFETVAPYEDENSLQTFLKSIDALTFEFENIPGAELNLISEYSKKNSLPVFPSPECIRIAQHRIREKTLFSKLGLPTVPFYPITNKAEATKAGETSKFPAVLKTSSFGYDGKGQTKFKTKEEFRAWVGSLGQEPLDLILEEWYEFDKEGSVILARDQKGNILCYSPSENIHKNHILDLTIHPGNFSDSIRKQMTESAKTLAEGIDYVGVFGLEFFIKGDKIVLNEFAPRPHNSGHFSQNGANISQFQLQLRCLTGLPFPSEISSQTSSMKNILGQDYLPDSALWAKYLADERYTLHLYGKSDPRQDRKMGHWNYVGNGAEKAF, encoded by the coding sequence ATGACAAAAATTCTAGTTCCTCCTGCAAAGCTTGGAGTGATGGGATCTGGGCAACTCGGAAGAATGTTCGCCCAAGAAGCGATCCGAATGGGATATCAGGTATCCGTTTATTCTCCTGAAAGAAATAGTCCTGCTTCTTTGGTAGGGGCTTTTGAAACAGTTGCTCCTTACGAAGATGAAAATTCACTTCAAACATTTTTAAAGTCGATCGATGCACTTACATTCGAGTTTGAGAATATACCGGGAGCTGAACTGAATCTTATCTCCGAATATTCTAAAAAGAATTCTCTTCCGGTTTTTCCAAGTCCGGAATGTATCAGGATCGCACAGCATAGGATCAGAGAAAAAACATTATTTTCTAAATTAGGACTTCCTACCGTTCCCTTCTATCCGATCACTAATAAGGCAGAAGCAACAAAGGCAGGGGAGACATCCAAGTTCCCTGCAGTATTAAAAACTTCTTCTTTTGGTTATGACGGGAAAGGACAAACTAAATTCAAAACCAAAGAAGAATTCAGAGCATGGGTCGGTTCACTCGGACAAGAACCGCTTGATCTGATCTTAGAAGAATGGTATGAATTCGATAAAGAAGGTTCTGTGATCTTAGCAAGAGATCAAAAGGGAAATATACTTTGTTATTCACCTTCTGAAAATATTCACAAAAATCATATCTTAGACCTAACCATTCATCCCGGGAATTTTTCCGATTCTATCAGAAAGCAAATGACAGAATCCGCCAAAACTCTCGCCGAAGGAATCGATTATGTAGGAGTATTCGGGCTGGAATTCTTTATTAAAGGTGATAAGATCGTTCTAAACGAATTTGCCCCAAGACCACATAACTCAGGTCATTTCTCTCAGAACGGAGCAAATATTTCTCAATTCCAACTACAATTGAGATGTCTCACCGGACTTCCTTTTCCTTCTGAAATTTCTTCTCAAACTTCTTCCATGAAGAATATATTAGGACAAGATTATCTTCCTGATTCCGCTCTTTGGGCAAAGTATCTTGCAGATGAAAGATATACCTTACATCTTTATGGCAAGTCCGATCCAAGACAGGATCGTAAGATGGGGCATTGGAATTATGTGGGAAACGGAGCGGAGAAAGCGTTTTAG
- a CDS encoding glycosyltransferase gives MIELISPKNSLGITRYCQTFELIFNSRGINVKFLQKPSSSHSFAHFHIGNSGREVLMSALEHKTRAIATMHDVVPRNPILRFFIGRLQLFLLRNHQLVVHSEYAKALARKKGYAKSIEVVPMGPLPLYHDPIKVENNIPLNIKPNSEIGEDGNRITLRICQPGVAKKAKALPELIIAASKFPQITLVIAGEIKDQTTQDLIRKYKELKLIQLGYCSDEVLNQEIQKSDYVTCFRTSSVGETNAPLVLSHYLGTPVTGWSVGSIPEYSLPGDQIFPEGTSIEEILKILLRKDSALQAKPTLLRDRVLKYWDITFEKYKEIYSRLGWL, from the coding sequence ATGATTGAATTAATTTCTCCAAAAAATTCTTTAGGTATTACTAGATACTGCCAAACCTTTGAACTGATCTTTAATTCTAGAGGTATAAACGTAAAGTTTTTACAAAAGCCTTCCAGTTCGCATTCATTTGCGCACTTTCATATAGGGAATAGCGGACGAGAAGTTTTGATGTCTGCTTTGGAACATAAGACTAGGGCAATAGCCACTATGCATGATGTAGTGCCTAGAAATCCAATATTACGTTTTTTTATTGGAAGATTACAGTTATTTTTATTACGGAATCATCAGCTCGTTGTTCATTCGGAATATGCTAAGGCGTTGGCGCGAAAGAAAGGTTACGCTAAATCTATTGAAGTTGTGCCAATGGGGCCGCTTCCACTATATCACGATCCGATAAAGGTCGAAAATAATATCCCCCTTAATATAAAGCCGAATTCAGAAATTGGCGAGGATGGGAATAGAATAACTCTTCGCATATGCCAGCCTGGCGTCGCTAAAAAGGCTAAAGCATTGCCAGAGTTAATAATTGCCGCGTCGAAGTTTCCTCAAATCACCCTAGTGATTGCAGGAGAGATAAAAGACCAGACAACACAAGATTTAATTCGAAAATATAAAGAACTAAAGTTGATTCAACTTGGATATTGCAGTGATGAAGTATTAAATCAAGAAATCCAAAAATCGGACTATGTAACCTGTTTTCGTACTAGCTCAGTTGGAGAAACAAATGCTCCATTAGTCCTTTCACATTATTTAGGGACTCCTGTCACCGGCTGGTCAGTTGGGTCCATTCCTGAATACTCATTGCCGGGCGATCAGATATTTCCAGAAGGAACTTCGATCGAGGAAATATTGAAGATCCTTTTACGCAAGGATTCCGCACTTCAGGCTAAACCGACCCTGCTTCGCGATAGGGTTCTTAAGTATTGGGATATTACGTTTGAAAAATACAAAGAAATATACTCCCGACTAGGCTGGCTATAA
- a CDS encoding ABC1 kinase family protein, with the protein MQASSQSTNSNQLPSYSARGRYYRGSFFLWKKIFGLFWYYKFVRLFLTSKSREERELEFYKSLGLECRDFFLKMGGVYVKLGQYFASLSHLFPESFTEPLQDLQDRVPPHPFSEIKERFKKEFGKEIAEVFPDISEAPLASASIAQVHSATFKGEKVAVKILYPGIEEIIEKDLKAVRKFLKRINRFLVTFDFKIVHKEIAKLVGRETDLRLEAESMDRMARYFAEEPDYVFPKLIPEWSGKSVLTAQFIEGKRITQAGILKKGQAKSRPVDLLIRAYILMIFEYRFYHADPHPGNMIYTPDEKLCFIDFGAVGEIPPSQAIALRKIILCAMTKDYPALVEALDELGLVSKKADREKLEEVVRYSMEKLSKFLSDTDSFKNIKFEQIHTPEDLKFLKEINSSLRGLLRMIQLPTALVPLERVLGLLVGITASLDPYRTVLDYGEKPFKGLVFQGENQWQKVLVQEGGIWGQAVSLPGELLQAVKNLNRGKQAYKLPDLEQHTKKMYSLGHQIISTAFILFGIHYGTDRLDKGIETQAMVAYGVSVFFGILLALSVIKNKFSSKRNRQ; encoded by the coding sequence ATGCAGGCAAGTTCCCAATCTACAAATTCAAATCAATTGCCATCTTATTCTGCGAGAGGAAGATACTATAGAGGTAGCTTCTTTCTTTGGAAAAAAATATTCGGTCTATTCTGGTATTATAAATTTGTAAGGTTATTCCTTACTTCAAAATCAAGGGAAGAAAGAGAATTAGAATTTTATAAATCGTTAGGTTTAGAGTGCAGAGATTTCTTCCTGAAAATGGGGGGAGTGTATGTGAAACTTGGCCAATATTTCGCATCACTTTCACATTTATTCCCTGAAAGTTTTACTGAACCATTGCAGGACCTGCAAGATAGAGTTCCTCCTCATCCTTTTTCCGAAATTAAAGAAAGATTTAAGAAAGAATTCGGGAAAGAGATCGCAGAAGTATTCCCCGATATTTCAGAAGCACCGTTGGCTTCCGCATCCATCGCTCAAGTTCATTCCGCCACTTTTAAAGGAGAAAAAGTAGCGGTTAAAATTTTATATCCAGGTATCGAAGAGATCATCGAAAAAGATCTGAAAGCTGTTCGTAAATTCCTAAAAAGGATCAATCGATTCTTGGTTACATTCGATTTCAAAATTGTTCATAAGGAAATTGCGAAGTTAGTAGGGAGAGAAACGGATCTTCGTTTAGAAGCGGAATCGATGGATCGAATGGCCAGATATTTTGCGGAAGAGCCTGATTATGTTTTTCCTAAACTAATTCCCGAATGGAGCGGCAAAAGTGTTTTAACCGCTCAATTTATAGAAGGGAAACGAATTACTCAAGCCGGTATATTAAAAAAAGGGCAAGCAAAGTCCAGACCTGTGGATCTTTTGATCAGAGCTTATATTCTTATGATATTTGAATATAGATTTTATCATGCGGATCCTCATCCGGGGAATATGATCTATACTCCGGATGAAAAACTTTGTTTTATAGATTTCGGAGCAGTAGGGGAAATTCCTCCCAGCCAAGCAATCGCTCTTAGGAAGATCATTCTCTGCGCAATGACAAAGGATTATCCTGCTCTAGTTGAGGCTCTCGACGAGTTAGGACTCGTTTCTAAAAAAGCGGACAGAGAGAAGTTGGAAGAAGTGGTCCGCTATTCCATGGAAAAACTTTCTAAGTTTTTATCCGATACGGATTCATTTAAGAATATTAAGTTCGAGCAGATCCATACTCCGGAAGATCTTAAGTTTTTAAAAGAGATCAATTCAAGTCTTCGCGGACTTCTCAGAATGATCCAATTGCCCACTGCTCTTGTTCCGTTGGAAAGAGTTCTTGGTCTACTCGTCGGAATTACTGCAAGCTTGGATCCATATCGTACGGTTTTGGATTATGGTGAAAAACCTTTTAAGGGATTGGTCTTCCAAGGAGAGAACCAATGGCAGAAGGTTTTGGTCCAGGAAGGCGGTATTTGGGGCCAGGCAGTTTCTCTTCCTGGAGAATTATTACAGGCGGTTAAAAATTTAAACCGTGGCAAGCAGGCCTATAAACTTCCGGATCTAGAACAACATACTAAGAAAATGTATTCTTTGGGCCATCAGATCATCAGCACTGCATTTATACTTTTTGGTATCCATTATGGAACCGATAGATTGGATAAAGGGATCGAAACTCAAGCAATGGTGGCTTACGGCGTATCTGTTTTCTTCGGAATCCTCCTTGCTCTATCCGTTATCAAAAATAAATTCAGCTCTAAAAGGAATCGTCAGTGA
- the purE gene encoding 5-(carboxyamino)imidazole ribonucleotide mutase — protein sequence MKTKVAIIMGSSSDWETMKEAVIILKQLGIESHTEIVSAHRSPELLFEFSKSARSKGFEIIIAGAGGAAHLPGMVASLTTLPVLGVPVQSKALSGMDSLLSIVQMPGGVPVGTLAIGTAGAKNAGLLAARILSLHDETLSQKLEQYRNDIREEALSKNKDLI from the coding sequence GTGAAAACGAAAGTCGCTATTATAATGGGAAGTAGTTCTGATTGGGAGACCATGAAAGAAGCGGTTATCATCCTAAAACAGTTGGGGATAGAATCTCATACTGAAATTGTATCCGCACATCGTTCTCCAGAGTTATTATTCGAATTTTCTAAATCTGCAAGATCCAAAGGTTTTGAGATCATCATTGCGGGTGCGGGTGGCGCTGCACATCTTCCTGGGATGGTGGCTTCTCTTACCACATTACCCGTGCTTGGAGTACCAGTCCAAAGTAAGGCGCTATCCGGAATGGACAGTTTGCTCTCGATAGTACAGATGCCAGGTGGAGTTCCAGTCGGAACACTTGCGATCGGAACTGCGGGAGCAAAGAATGCAGGACTGCTTGCTGCGAGAATATTGTCCCTACATGACGAAACTTTATCTCAAAAATTGGAACAATACAGAAACGATATTAGAGAAGAAGCATTGTCCAAAAACAAAGATCTAATATGA
- a CDS encoding Gfo/Idh/MocA family protein: MRKTKVVLIGLGRIASSLEKDPYRSKPCTHSGVLFSPWGKRNFEFLGGIDPNPDKREKFCRQWKLSDQLTFSDPDHLPSKYKPDLAIIASPSESHYRNALEWIDRGVKNFLIEKPVCETFLQAKDLEKISRKKGIRIWINHERRYHPKYAWAKQVLDSQKYGPIRTIRASVLTSALAPGRAFQGRTGPLFHDGTHAVDLIYWFLGKPDRIRSSLTRRKGIPIEDRALAFLEYKSGQAVFLEAGGARKYFQFEMDIMTEEARILLSNDGMRLFVSKPSKKYKGFNSLTEVSFPEKSFLGSNPFMNLYAEIRNVLTGKSERMTGDIGENLSIMELLHKIKTGAEIRTVTEI; this comes from the coding sequence ATGCGGAAAACCAAGGTTGTTTTAATCGGTTTGGGAAGGATCGCTTCTTCTTTGGAAAAAGATCCGTATCGGTCCAAGCCATGCACTCATTCCGGAGTTCTATTCTCTCCTTGGGGTAAAAGGAATTTTGAGTTTCTGGGAGGTATCGATCCTAATCCGGATAAAAGGGAGAAGTTTTGTAGGCAGTGGAAACTTTCCGACCAGTTGACCTTCTCCGATCCTGATCATTTACCTTCTAAATATAAACCTGATCTTGCAATCATCGCGAGCCCTTCCGAATCTCATTATAGAAATGCACTCGAATGGATTGACAGAGGTGTTAAAAATTTTCTGATCGAAAAGCCCGTTTGTGAAACTTTTTTACAAGCTAAGGATCTGGAAAAAATTTCCCGCAAGAAAGGGATCCGAATTTGGATCAATCACGAGAGAAGGTACCATCCTAAATATGCATGGGCTAAGCAGGTTTTGGACTCTCAAAAATACGGACCAATTCGTACAATCCGTGCTTCCGTTTTGACTTCTGCCTTGGCCCCTGGCAGGGCTTTTCAAGGAAGGACCGGGCCGTTATTCCATGATGGAACTCATGCAGTTGATTTGATCTATTGGTTTTTGGGTAAACCGGATCGGATCCGATCTTCTTTGACTAGGAGAAAGGGGATCCCAATTGAGGATCGAGCTCTCGCATTTTTGGAATATAAGTCTGGGCAAGCGGTGTTCCTGGAAGCGGGGGGTGCGAGGAAGTATTTCCAATTCGAGATGGATATTATGACCGAAGAGGCCCGTATCCTTCTGTCCAATGACGGTATGAGACTTTTCGTCTCCAAACCTTCTAAGAAATACAAGGGATTTAATAGTTTGACGGAAGTCTCATTTCCCGAAAAATCATTCCTCGGATCGAACCCGTTTATGAACCTTTATGCGGAGATACGCAATGTTCTTACGGGAAAGTCGGAAAGAATGACCGGGGACATCGGAGAAAATCTAAGCATTATGGAACTTTTACATAAGATCAAAACCGGCGCCGAAATTAGAACGGTTACTGAAATCTAA
- a CDS encoding cyclic nucleotide-binding domain-containing protein has translation MNFLQLPIWKKIIKKKGTSNPEIMRFLRETSVFGKLKRRTLHEIARLVHVRQYSEGEEIFRQGEAGAGFYMIFDGKVAIRSVRDGVELDLAHLDQHSFFGELSLFSEERRTATAIAQEPSTLLGFFQPDLKEIIETKPKIGIEILLSLTGVVVERLQKTNQLLEKAYYKGKQKNA, from the coding sequence TTGAATTTCCTACAACTCCCCATCTGGAAAAAGATAATTAAGAAAAAAGGGACCTCCAACCCTGAGATCATGCGTTTTCTTCGAGAAACTTCCGTATTCGGAAAGTTAAAAAGAAGAACATTACATGAGATCGCAAGACTTGTGCACGTTAGGCAATATTCTGAGGGAGAGGAAATTTTCAGACAGGGAGAAGCGGGAGCAGGATTTTATATGATCTTTGATGGCAAGGTTGCGATCCGTTCCGTAAGAGACGGGGTTGAATTGGACTTAGCTCATCTGGACCAACATTCATTCTTCGGAGAACTTTCCTTATTCTCTGAAGAGAGAAGGACGGCAACTGCGATTGCACAAGAGCCTTCCACCTTACTCGGATTTTTCCAACCTGATTTAAAAGAAATTATAGAGACCAAACCTAAGATAGGGATTGAGATCCTTTTAAGTCTTACCGGAGTTGTGGTAGAAAGACTTCAGAAAACCAATCAGTTATTGGAAAAAGCATACTATAAAGGCAAACAAAAAAATGCCTGA